The following proteins are encoded in a genomic region of Deltaproteobacteria bacterium:
- a CDS encoding tyrosine-type recombinase/integrase, which yields MKGCRPLQQDEVGKVIAALQTDRDRTLFVLGCTTGLRISELLSVRVRHIYPGEWSGVVEVKRRHMKGAGEGRVLPLHPMVRKHGERHVKRTYKRFGPDAFLFGSKRRRTGDSALAVRSAQLILSEAYQVAGVTGAVGTHSMRKFFASQVHERLGRDINRTKEALGHRWIQTTVAYLSFDRAEIDSAVTGIDW from the coding sequence ATGAAGGGATGCCGCCCCCTACAGCAAGACGAGGTGGGAAAGGTGATTGCGGCCCTCCAGACCGACCGAGACCGCACCCTCTTCGTCCTGGGATGCACCACCGGGCTCCGGATCTCGGAGCTGCTCTCGGTGCGCGTGCGCCACATCTACCCCGGGGAGTGGTCGGGGGTGGTGGAAGTGAAGCGCCGGCATATGAAGGGAGCCGGGGAGGGGCGCGTGCTGCCGCTGCATCCGATGGTTCGCAAACACGGGGAGCGCCACGTCAAGCGCACCTACAAACGCTTCGGGCCGGACGCCTTCCTGTTCGGATCCAAGCGGCGCCGCACGGGCGACTCGGCCCTGGCCGTGCGAAGCGCGCAGCTCATCCTCTCGGAGGCCTACCAAGTGGCCGGCGTGACGGGGGCGGTCGGGACCCACTCGATGCGGAAGTTCTTCGCCTCCCAGGTCCACGAGCGGCTCGGGCGGGACATCAACCGCACCAAGGAGGCGCTCGGGCATCGGTGGATCCAGACGACGGTCGCCTACCTGTCCTTCGACCGGGCCGAGATCGACTCTGCCGTGACGGGGATCGACTGGTGA
- a CDS encoding AAA family ATPase gives MSRYQKARRTEARARIAIESPSGGGKTWSAILLALGLSMDPERVLLIDTERGSASLYDDLPLRQGFDETFYTVQIQPPYTVEKYMKELQDAERSELFDVIVLDSITHCWDGQGGLLEEKDRSSDKNSFTAWRSVSKKHNQFVEALLNSPCHIVCTMRMKDEVVLEEDARGKKTPKKIGMKSIQRPGMEYEFTLVLDLDRDSHEARASKDRTGLFDELTVYTPEAISLQTGKRISEWLAGAKPEELNTKTANQSRQGDQETKQKPREEPPRPSRGAEQGGASESPATARRERPRTVASPFNDRQVKTAGVLGSQLVQIADLVAGLGDGGNETVAKFLAEMELDGVRAASTFLTEEEGRELIGRLTDQIPPSEPAEETDPLDDLLAEGTEKAA, from the coding sequence ATGAGTCGTTACCAGAAAGCCCGCCGTACCGAAGCCCGCGCCCGGATCGCCATTGAGTCCCCCTCCGGGGGCGGCAAGACCTGGTCTGCGATCCTGCTCGCCCTGGGGTTGTCGATGGACCCCGAACGGGTCCTCCTGATCGACACCGAGCGCGGCAGCGCCTCGCTCTACGATGACCTGCCGCTGCGGCAGGGCTTCGACGAGACCTTCTACACCGTGCAGATTCAGCCCCCGTACACGGTCGAGAAGTACATGAAGGAGCTCCAAGACGCCGAGCGTTCGGAGTTGTTCGACGTCATTGTCCTCGACTCCATCACCCACTGCTGGGACGGGCAGGGGGGCTTGCTCGAGGAGAAGGACCGCTCCAGCGACAAGAACAGCTTCACGGCCTGGAGGAGCGTCTCCAAGAAACACAACCAGTTCGTCGAGGCGCTGCTCAACTCGCCGTGTCATATCGTCTGCACCATGAGGATGAAGGACGAGGTCGTCCTCGAGGAAGACGCCCGGGGCAAGAAGACCCCCAAGAAGATCGGCATGAAGTCCATCCAGCGCCCCGGGATGGAATACGAGTTTACCCTCGTCCTCGATCTGGACCGCGACTCCCACGAGGCCCGGGCCTCCAAGGACCGCACGGGGCTCTTCGACGAGCTGACCGTCTATACCCCCGAGGCGATCTCGCTCCAGACCGGCAAGCGGATCTCCGAGTGGCTGGCCGGCGCCAAGCCCGAGGAGTTGAACACCAAGACCGCGAACCAAAGTCGCCAAGGCGACCAGGAGACGAAGCAGAAGCCCCGAGAAGAGCCGCCTCGCCCCTCCCGAGGGGCAGAGCAGGGTGGCGCCTCCGAAAGCCCCGCCACGGCCCGTAGGGAGCGTCCTCGCACGGTGGCCTCTCCCTTCAACGACCGCCAGGTGAAAACCGCCGGTGTCCTGGGCTCCCAGCTCGTCCAGATCGCCGATCTGGTCGCCGGCCTGGGGGATGGGGGCAACGAGACCGTGGCGAAGTTCCTCGCCGAGATGGAGCTCGACGGCGTTCGCGCCGCCTCGACGTTCCTCACCGAGGAGGAGGGCCGGGAGCTCATTGGTCGCCTCACCGACCAGATCCCCCCGTCCGAGCCCGCGGAGGAGACCGACCCCCTCGACGATCTGCTCGCCGAGGGCACCGAGAAAGCCGCCTAA
- a CDS encoding ParB/RepB/Spo0J family partition protein, with protein sequence MSKSKSKPAFPNRIVGSGEEDPEQILANPLNWRIHPEFQQDALKGLLSEVGWVQQVVVNKRTGHLVDGHLRVMLALREHISAVPVVYVDLSEAEEKKILATLDPIAALAGSDAANLHALLEDIETGDAAVMQLLEDTAEKAGLHRTGSGSAEIPLETDGASVGAHGECLLKWEVNKKLRAIPLTEEELALLEAALKAHVETAGVQFGFVLGLLGN encoded by the coding sequence ATGAGCAAGAGCAAGAGCAAGCCAGCCTTTCCCAACCGGATCGTTGGCAGCGGGGAGGAAGATCCCGAACAGATCCTCGCGAACCCCCTCAACTGGCGCATCCATCCCGAGTTCCAGCAAGACGCCCTCAAGGGGCTCCTCTCCGAGGTCGGCTGGGTCCAGCAGGTCGTCGTCAACAAGCGCACCGGTCACCTGGTCGACGGGCATCTGCGCGTCATGCTCGCCCTGCGGGAGCACATCTCCGCGGTTCCGGTCGTCTACGTCGACCTCTCCGAGGCCGAGGAGAAGAAGATCCTCGCGACCCTGGATCCGATCGCCGCCCTGGCCGGCTCGGATGCCGCAAACCTGCACGCTCTCCTCGAGGACATCGAGACGGGCGACGCCGCCGTCATGCAGCTCCTCGAGGACACCGCCGAGAAGGCCGGCCTGCACCGCACCGGATCGGGCAGCGCGGAGATCCCGCTCGAAACAGACGGCGCCAGTGTCGGCGCTCATGGGGAGTGCCTGCTCAAGTGGGAGGTCAACAAGAAGCTGCGGGCGATCCCGCTCACCGAGGAGGAGCTCGCGCTACTGGAGGCCGCGCTGAAGGCCCACGTCGAGACCGCCGGGGTCCAGTTCGGCTTCGTTCTGGGGCTCCTGGGGAACTGA
- a CDS encoding single-stranded DNA-binding protein, with protein sequence MARGVNKSILLGNLGKDPELRYTQSGTPVATFSLATTERVKRNGEWQDETEWHNIVAFGKTAEHCNEYLRKGSQVFIEGKIQTRKWEDKDGNTRWTTEIIVRMIQFLGGSGQGGGSGQGGGSKPRQSGPTSGSGPSRGGASNHDDFPDYEGGFDPNDDVPF encoded by the coding sequence ATGGCCCGAGGCGTCAACAAATCCATCCTCCTTGGCAACCTGGGCAAGGACCCCGAGCTGCGCTACACGCAGTCCGGCACCCCCGTCGCGACGTTCAGCCTCGCTACCACCGAGCGCGTCAAGCGCAACGGCGAGTGGCAGGACGAGACCGAGTGGCACAATATCGTCGCCTTTGGAAAGACCGCCGAGCACTGCAACGAGTACCTCCGCAAGGGCTCCCAGGTGTTCATCGAGGGCAAGATCCAGACCCGCAAGTGGGAAGACAAGGACGGCAACACGCGCTGGACGACCGAGATCATCGTCCGGATGATCCAGTTCCTCGGCGGATCCGGGCAGGGCGGCGGATCCGGGCAGGGCGGCGGATCCAAGCCGCGGCAGTCCGGCCCGACGAGCGGATCCGGCCCGAGCCGGGGCGGCGCGTCGAACCACGACGACTTCCCCGACTACGAGGGGGGGTTCGATCCTAACGACGACGTGCCGTTTTGA
- a CDS encoding ParA family protein, translated as MILAVANQKGGVGKTTTVVNMGAALAEQGAKVLLVDLDPQGGASLSLTGQDIGGEALAAAIVAACGIGELARETGIERLWLVPGSPSLAEAEALEGERGAIRRLQRALTKCEGAYDVVLLDTSPHLGFLTISSLVAASGVLVPFEAHPLSLKALTIITSTVDQVRMLHNPGLRVLGYLPTRAHPRRKVHEVAIAEMEETYPGLLAPPIRELVEIALAPMNGSSVLQSAPRSGGAQDYRDAARWLAAQLTRE; from the coding sequence GTGATTCTCGCCGTGGCGAACCAGAAGGGCGGGGTCGGCAAGACGACGACGGTCGTCAACATGGGGGCCGCGCTTGCGGAGCAGGGGGCGAAGGTGCTCCTGGTGGATCTCGATCCCCAAGGCGGGGCGAGCCTGAGCCTGACCGGCCAGGACATCGGCGGGGAGGCCCTGGCGGCGGCGATCGTCGCGGCCTGCGGGATCGGCGAACTCGCCCGGGAGACGGGGATCGAGAGGCTGTGGCTGGTGCCTGGGAGCCCGTCGCTGGCCGAGGCCGAGGCGCTCGAGGGGGAGCGCGGGGCGATCCGCCGGCTCCAGCGCGCCCTGACCAAGTGCGAGGGGGCCTACGACGTCGTGCTGCTCGACACGAGCCCACACCTGGGCTTTCTGACGATCTCGTCGCTGGTCGCTGCAAGCGGGGTGCTGGTGCCGTTCGAGGCCCACCCGCTCTCGCTGAAGGCGTTGACGATCATCACCTCGACGGTCGACCAGGTCCGGATGCTCCACAACCCGGGGCTGCGCGTGCTGGGCTATCTGCCGACGCGGGCGCACCCCCGGCGCAAGGTGCATGAAGTGGCGATCGCAGAGATGGAGGAAACCTACCCGGGGCTCTTGGCCCCGCCCATACGGGAGCTGGTCGAGATCGCCCTGGCCCCGATGAACGGTTCTTCGGTACTTCAGTCGGCCCCCCGCAGTGGGGGGGCGCAAGACTACAGAGACGCAGCACGCTGGCTGGCCGCGCAGCTTACGCGGGAGTGA
- a CDS encoding ATP-binding protein: MNGIGFETKDALANLARLTLVPDPGEEPRGENCSCEDPSQCPDGGWISIKQDQRQVRARCKPWQAWRAAEKMAEKLASTKISKRFRTRTFDSFRATPANRGALEACRRWVTAYPQEGGEGISLVGDVGRGKTHLAAAMVNALHRQGVKVLFAYVPDLIADFRAGISKGTVEDLAEEVMQVPVLVLDDIGAERATEWVQELIPRIINRRYEDLLPTIVTSNLMPDELSERITARAASRLTEMNEWIALGGPDYRVEKRLGKQP, from the coding sequence ATGAACGGCATTGGTTTCGAGACGAAAGACGCGCTGGCGAACCTCGCCCGACTCACGCTGGTTCCGGATCCGGGCGAGGAGCCCCGAGGGGAGAACTGCTCCTGCGAGGACCCCAGCCAGTGCCCCGATGGGGGCTGGATCTCGATCAAGCAGGACCAGCGCCAGGTCCGCGCTCGCTGCAAGCCGTGGCAGGCCTGGAGAGCCGCCGAGAAGATGGCCGAGAAGCTCGCCTCGACGAAGATCAGCAAGCGCTTCCGGACCCGCACCTTCGACAGCTTCCGGGCGACGCCGGCCAACCGTGGCGCCCTGGAGGCCTGTAGGCGCTGGGTCACGGCCTACCCCCAGGAGGGGGGCGAGGGGATCTCTCTGGTGGGCGACGTGGGCCGAGGCAAGACGCATCTCGCCGCGGCGATGGTCAACGCGCTACACCGCCAGGGGGTCAAGGTGCTCTTCGCCTACGTCCCCGACTTGATCGCCGACTTCCGCGCCGGGATCTCGAAGGGGACCGTCGAGGACCTGGCCGAGGAGGTCATGCAGGTCCCGGTCTTGGTGCTCGACGACATCGGTGCGGAACGGGCGACCGAGTGGGTCCAAGAGCTCATCCCCCGGATCATCAACCGCCGCTACGAGGACCTGCTCCCGACCATCGTCACCTCGAACCTCATGCCCGACGAGCTTTCCGAGCGCATCACGGCCCGGGCCGCGTCGCGCCTGACCGAGATGAACGAGTGGATCGCCCTGGGGGGGCCGGACTACCGCGTCGAGAAGCGCCTGGGCAAGCAACCGTGA
- a CDS encoding PD-(D/E)XK nuclease family protein → MSEEVRGIQTDGAMRWSFSVLNTFNDCPLRGKLRYRDGLREPSSEYADLGQAFHSASAFMRVEELEGRGIPSDDELVKRFAEELPSEAFIPRLRDLVTSFRKNFRVPDNPERVWVEERMFFDRHLQTIEPPEGRIAPEAFWLGATDDCSYIRDKVLYVEDDKTGWTTPDPQQIVFYAYLRILREQLSEADVERVVLRYNLIAKGWVDQREMLYSEVVEEGESMLDAILAHEQRTAWPATPGKGCRYCGFLASCPAYTVSTAAIAKAHEDLPAEIEQEGLSAWIRRVAGGIIVDHADASRVVQFRGLVKGLLEQMEDSLAKFITEQGAVEGGGMLARMSTKSEWSGDTKGIVVKLRSLGATADMIWNRLSVSKSDVERMVGDLVPVRFPSQTEEIKAIEDQYPIHFPPLAPEIKAIEAELPLKGVDKDTAAANKEARKTRIDALKAERAELVDENKALRAQAIEQLKSDRAQLVEENKARRVELIDQLIAQGSYKESAPFLAFSKARM, encoded by the coding sequence ATGAGCGAAGAAGTCCGCGGCATCCAGACAGACGGCGCGATGCGCTGGTCCTTTTCTGTCCTCAACACCTTCAACGACTGCCCCCTCCGGGGGAAGCTGCGCTACCGGGACGGCCTGCGCGAGCCCAGCTCCGAGTATGCCGACCTGGGTCAGGCGTTCCACTCCGCGAGCGCCTTTATGCGCGTCGAGGAGCTGGAGGGCCGGGGCATCCCCAGCGACGACGAGCTGGTCAAGCGCTTCGCCGAAGAGCTCCCCAGCGAGGCCTTCATCCCCCGGCTGCGCGATCTCGTCACTTCCTTCCGGAAGAACTTCCGCGTCCCCGACAACCCCGAGCGCGTCTGGGTCGAGGAGCGCATGTTCTTCGACCGGCACCTCCAGACCATCGAGCCCCCCGAGGGCCGGATCGCCCCGGAGGCGTTCTGGCTGGGCGCGACCGACGACTGCTCCTATATCCGCGACAAGGTCCTCTACGTCGAGGACGACAAGACCGGCTGGACGACGCCGGACCCCCAGCAAATCGTCTTCTATGCCTACCTGCGGATCCTCCGAGAGCAGCTCTCCGAGGCCGACGTCGAGCGCGTGGTGCTCCGCTACAACCTCATCGCCAAGGGGTGGGTCGACCAGCGTGAGATGCTCTACTCCGAGGTCGTGGAGGAGGGCGAGTCGATGCTCGACGCGATCCTCGCTCACGAGCAACGCACCGCCTGGCCGGCGACCCCCGGGAAGGGGTGCCGGTACTGTGGCTTCCTCGCCTCGTGCCCCGCCTACACCGTCTCGACCGCGGCGATCGCCAAGGCCCACGAGGACCTCCCCGCCGAGATCGAGCAGGAGGGGCTCTCTGCGTGGATCCGGCGCGTGGCCGGGGGGATCATCGTCGACCATGCCGACGCCTCTCGCGTGGTGCAGTTCCGGGGCCTGGTCAAGGGCCTCCTCGAACAGATGGAAGACTCCCTCGCGAAGTTCATCACCGAGCAGGGCGCCGTCGAGGGTGGGGGGATGCTCGCCCGCATGAGCACCAAGTCCGAGTGGTCCGGCGACACCAAGGGGATCGTCGTCAAGCTGCGCTCCCTGGGGGCGACCGCCGATATGATCTGGAACCGGCTCTCGGTCTCCAAGTCCGACGTCGAGCGCATGGTGGGCGATCTGGTGCCGGTGCGCTTCCCCTCCCAGACCGAGGAGATCAAGGCGATCGAGGACCAGTACCCGATCCATTTCCCGCCGCTGGCCCCGGAGATCAAGGCGATCGAGGCCGAGCTCCCGCTCAAGGGCGTCGACAAGGACACCGCGGCGGCGAACAAGGAGGCCCGCAAGACCCGGATCGACGCCCTCAAGGCCGAGCGCGCCGAACTGGTGGACGAGAACAAGGCGCTCCGGGCGCAGGCGATCGAGCAGCTCAAGAGCGATCGCGCCCAGTTGGTCGAGGAGAACAAGGCCCGCCGCGTCGAGCTGATCGACCAGCTCATCGCGCAGGGCTCCTACAAGGAGTCGGCCCCGTTCCTGGCCTTCTCGAAGGCGCGCATGTAG
- a CDS encoding amidoligase family protein, with translation MARSFGIEIETFHPTMSRAQVAEKIRETGVNCREEGYNHATRTWWKIVTDCSVHGTGTEMEVVSPVLSGDAGIEQLQKVLECLTAIGCRVNRTTGLHVHADARDLTLENWKKLVADYRHYEPVTDSFMPTSRRAQNNRFCKSLRSATTYRAIMAATTMNELCYCLNNDRYHKLNLQSYTVHGTVEFRQHSGTVEAAKVLPWLRLCLALVEKSKAPAAADVHNVTVTTRGKYRPVIQKLVSEGLTLAEAKEMTGAKNPSFQIYKAVWAMGLDLKTTRENGTVRYHLTTGNAEGAPAAPERTATLAGLMRLASLAAADVAYFTLRASTFAEAA, from the coding sequence ATGGCACGCTCTTTTGGGATCGAGATCGAGACCTTCCACCCTACGATGAGCCGCGCTCAGGTAGCCGAGAAGATCCGCGAGACCGGCGTCAACTGCCGCGAAGAGGGTTACAACCACGCGACGCGCACCTGGTGGAAGATCGTGACCGATTGCAGCGTCCACGGCACCGGAACCGAGATGGAAGTCGTCTCCCCGGTCCTGAGTGGCGACGCCGGCATCGAGCAGCTCCAAAAGGTCCTCGAATGTCTGACCGCCATTGGGTGCCGCGTCAACCGTACCACTGGGCTCCACGTTCACGCTGACGCCCGCGACCTGACCCTGGAGAACTGGAAGAAGCTGGTCGCCGACTACCGGCACTACGAGCCCGTCACCGACTCCTTCATGCCCACCAGCCGCCGCGCCCAAAACAACCGCTTCTGCAAGAGCCTCCGCAGCGCGACGACCTACCGCGCAATCATGGCCGCGACGACCATGAACGAGCTTTGCTACTGTCTCAACAACGACCGCTACCACAAGCTCAACCTCCAGAGCTACACCGTCCACGGCACCGTGGAGTTCCGCCAGCACTCCGGAACCGTCGAAGCCGCGAAGGTCCTCCCCTGGCTGCGCCTGTGCCTCGCCCTGGTCGAGAAGAGCAAGGCCCCCGCCGCCGCCGACGTCCACAACGTCACCGTCACGACCCGCGGCAAGTATCGCCCGGTCATCCAGAAGCTCGTCTCTGAAGGGCTGACCCTGGCCGAGGCGAAGGAAATGACCGGCGCCAAGAACCCGAGCTTCCAGATCTATAAGGCCGTGTGGGCGATGGGCCTGGACCTCAAGACGACCCGCGAGAACGGCACCGTGCGCTACCACCTGACCACCGGCAACGCCGAAGGAGCGCCCGCGGCTCCTGAGCGCACAGCGACCCTGGCCGGTCTCATGCGCCTCGCCTCCCTCGCCGCCGCCGACGTCGCCTACTTCACCCTGCGCGCCTCGACCTTCGCCGAAGCCGCCTAA
- a CDS encoding methyltransferase domain-containing protein — MFYPEYPIAEIKGAIYNPRIIGDDDLAALRESLSSLGVLKPILVRKEDGTIVAGHQRTKSLRALGYTHAPVVLLEGLSDVDEVRFNQLHNGTDADTGDEACSVPPAGVLGWVDVPAKEIAGNLRSPGAGIRKESIKLILAHGLWGAAVATQSGKVLSGANYALACKVIGKPCRVNYIPDDKEAEVLERFGRAYGKFSYAHLPKLTYAQTNVQVFRLRENEKTGRMSNRSPLYEKHILPELRKDERVLDFGCGQGDYQAKLNREGYRIHGVEFFRRAKGGATIDTGQVHRMCRAMFKDIAERGRYDVVVLDVVICAVDSPQAEADVLTTINALAKPGARIYLSGRCKEYTARALEATVDGDAERRYIQFLDDDGFTAIFFLGNWVYQRFHAKDEVPAMLDAYKMKLTGHKHSTTWQASAIKTGEIPEDQAIAALRREFDLPWPGCRRVGLADEVEAAYRAAREKEAKK, encoded by the coding sequence ATGTTCTACCCCGAATATCCGATTGCCGAGATCAAGGGGGCGATCTACAACCCCCGGATCATCGGGGACGACGACCTGGCCGCGCTGCGGGAGTCGCTCTCCTCGCTGGGAGTGCTCAAGCCGATCCTCGTCCGCAAGGAGGACGGCACGATCGTCGCGGGTCACCAGCGCACCAAGAGCCTCCGGGCGCTCGGCTACACCCACGCGCCGGTCGTCCTGCTCGAGGGGTTGAGCGACGTCGACGAGGTGCGCTTCAACCAGCTCCACAACGGCACCGACGCCGACACGGGCGATGAGGCGTGCTCCGTTCCGCCCGCCGGGGTCCTCGGCTGGGTCGACGTGCCCGCGAAGGAGATCGCCGGCAACCTGCGGTCCCCCGGGGCCGGGATCCGCAAGGAGTCGATCAAGCTGATCCTCGCCCACGGGCTCTGGGGCGCCGCGGTCGCGACACAGTCCGGCAAGGTCCTCTCGGGGGCGAACTACGCCCTCGCCTGCAAGGTCATCGGGAAGCCCTGCCGGGTCAACTACATTCCAGACGACAAGGAGGCCGAGGTCCTCGAGCGCTTCGGGCGCGCCTACGGGAAGTTCTCCTACGCCCACCTTCCGAAACTCACCTACGCCCAGACCAACGTCCAGGTCTTCCGGCTCCGCGAGAACGAGAAGACGGGCCGGATGAGCAACCGCAGTCCCCTCTATGAGAAGCACATCCTTCCGGAGCTCCGCAAGGACGAGCGCGTGCTCGACTTCGGCTGCGGCCAGGGGGACTACCAGGCGAAGCTCAACCGGGAGGGCTACCGGATCCACGGGGTCGAGTTCTTCCGCCGGGCCAAAGGCGGGGCGACCATCGACACCGGACAGGTCCATCGAATGTGCCGGGCCATGTTCAAGGACATCGCGGAGCGGGGGCGCTACGACGTGGTCGTCCTCGACGTCGTCATCTGCGCGGTCGACTCCCCGCAGGCCGAGGCCGACGTGCTCACCACCATCAACGCCCTCGCCAAGCCAGGGGCGCGCATCTACCTCTCGGGACGCTGCAAGGAGTACACCGCCCGGGCGCTGGAAGCGACGGTCGATGGGGACGCCGAGCGCCGCTACATCCAGTTCCTCGACGACGACGGCTTCACTGCGATCTTCTTCCTGGGGAACTGGGTCTACCAGCGGTTCCACGCCAAGGACGAAGTCCCGGCCATGCTCGACGCCTACAAGATGAAACTGACGGGGCACAAGCACTCGACCACCTGGCAGGCGTCAGCGATCAAGACCGGGGAGATCCCCGAGGACCAGGCGATCGCCGCCCTGCGCCGGGAGTTCGACCTGCCGTGGCCCGGGTGCCGCAGGGTCGGCCTCGCGGATGAGGTCGAAGCCGCGTATCGGGCGGCACGGGAAAAAGAAGCGAAAAAGTAA
- a CDS encoding DUF4406 domain-containing protein, whose translation MRRVYIAGPMRGYANFNFDAFDAARDRLRAQGWIVVSPADLDRAYEGWGAYPPEDLVVDRELQIRCISRDLAAIQTFDKTKGDAIYLLKGWQKSAGALAELALAQFLGLEVYVEDRRDHVLLACLADFHQCAEAA comes from the coding sequence ATGAGAAGGGTCTACATCGCCGGTCCAATGCGGGGCTACGCGAACTTCAACTTCGACGCCTTCGACGCCGCCCGCGATCGGCTCCGAGCCCAGGGCTGGATCGTCGTCTCCCCCGCTGACCTGGACCGGGCCTACGAGGGCTGGGGGGCCTACCCTCCCGAGGACCTGGTCGTCGACCGCGAGCTCCAGATCCGCTGCATCTCCCGGGATCTTGCGGCGATCCAGACCTTCGACAAGACCAAAGGCGACGCGATCTACCTCCTCAAGGGGTGGCAGAAGAGCGCCGGGGCTCTCGCCGAGCTCGCGCTGGCCCAGTTCCTGGGCCTGGAGGTCTACGTCGAAGATCGCCGCGACCATGTACTCCTCGCGTGCCTGGCCGACTTTCACCAGTGCGCGGAGGCCGCATGA
- a CDS encoding DUF932 domain-containing protein: MNQLQTNAGAAAPTNLYHLSRQWASRPDDERFVTLEGLRAAVALRTENVRTVEIQPKELYPDIVGRDVVLKHRKFERLDFTHWSFGQTAQVAKAPAAYLRRLPPELTTALLTHGLRVDSDKGESAFYYEDQGEGAGTLRAVTSPSYGRIFDLDVVDAVMRLNQEQGGRWVVPASSYTSHNPKRATTLYASDRDVFCFLCDPANPIQIPGQQAPSYRGFIVSNSETGSASFKLMLMLYEKVCDNRIIWGARHVEQLSIRHNAGAPARFLREAAPALEDYAERSVEQEVQAIERAQNLRLKTAAPGEGSYEDILRWVRERTGIAKGIIEDGWKQAQTEEGKVDTAWDMVQGITAAARSIPHTDSRIAVEQAATKLIPN; this comes from the coding sequence ATGAACCAGCTACAGACCAACGCAGGCGCCGCCGCCCCGACCAACCTCTATCACCTCTCGCGCCAGTGGGCGAGCCGCCCGGACGACGAGCGCTTCGTCACCCTCGAGGGGCTCCGGGCCGCGGTCGCCCTCCGCACCGAGAACGTCCGGACGGTTGAGATCCAGCCGAAGGAGCTCTACCCCGACATCGTGGGCCGCGACGTCGTCCTCAAGCACCGCAAGTTCGAGCGCCTGGACTTCACCCACTGGAGCTTCGGACAGACCGCCCAGGTCGCCAAGGCCCCCGCCGCCTACCTGCGCCGGCTCCCCCCGGAGCTGACCACGGCGCTCCTCACCCACGGCTTGCGCGTCGACTCCGACAAGGGCGAGAGCGCCTTCTACTACGAGGACCAGGGAGAGGGAGCGGGCACCCTGCGCGCAGTGACCTCCCCGAGCTATGGGCGCATCTTCGACCTCGATGTGGTCGACGCCGTCATGAGGCTCAACCAGGAGCAGGGGGGGCGCTGGGTCGTCCCCGCCTCCAGCTACACCAGCCACAACCCCAAGCGAGCGACGACCCTCTACGCGAGCGACCGGGACGTTTTCTGCTTCCTGTGCGACCCCGCGAACCCGATCCAGATCCCAGGCCAGCAGGCCCCGAGCTACCGGGGCTTCATCGTCTCGAACTCCGAGACCGGGAGCGCCTCCTTCAAGCTCATGCTCATGCTCTACGAGAAGGTCTGCGACAACCGGATCATCTGGGGCGCCCGCCACGTTGAGCAGCTCTCGATCCGGCACAACGCCGGGGCGCCTGCGCGCTTCCTGCGCGAGGCCGCGCCCGCCCTGGAGGACTACGCCGAGCGCTCCGTTGAGCAGGAGGTCCAGGCGATCGAGAGGGCGCAGAACCTTCGCCTCAAGACCGCCGCCCCCGGAGAGGGCTCCTACGAGGATATTCTGCGCTGGGTCCGCGAGCGCACGGGGATCGCCAAGGGGATCATCGAGGACGGCTGGAAGCAGGCGCAGACCGAGGAGGGCAAAGTCGACACCGCCTGGGATATGGTGCAAGGCATCACCGCCGCCGCCCGCTCGATCCCCCACACGGACAGCCGCATCGCCGTGGAACAGGCCGCAACGAAGCTGATCCCCAACTAG